Proteins encoded in a region of the Panicum hallii strain FIL2 chromosome 3, PHallii_v3.1, whole genome shotgun sequence genome:
- the LOC112884312 gene encoding fasciclin-like arabinogalactan protein 11, with product MAASHLAVLLMLAAAVLSAAPVARGQAASAPAPAPAAPKTITAILTKAGQFTKFLQLLQSTREAEQITNQLKGKSSSGGLTVFAPPDNAFTALPVGTLNSLSDQQKTSLVQFHVVSMVMPASQLETVSNPLRTQAGDTGPGKYPLNITADGTNVNVSTGVVNATLDGTPLYAGDRLVVYQVNKVLLPWALYGPALPPAPAPAPAESKKKKKAAPDAAADAPAADTAAGTTASEAARGVPGVGAGSWVAVAVAAAMWWAM from the coding sequence ATGGCGGCGTCGCACCTCGCAGTGCTTCTGATgcttgccgccgccgtcctgtcCGCCGCCCcggtggcgcgcggccaggcggcctcggcgccggcgccggcccctGCAGCGCCGAAGACGATCACGGCCATCCTGACCAAGGCCGGGCAGTTCACCAAGTTCCTCCAGCTGCTGCAGTCGACGCGGGAGGCGGAGCAGATCACCAACCAGCTCAAGGGCAAGTCCTCGAGCGGCGGGCTCACGGTGTTCGCGCCGCCAGACAACGCCTTCACGGCGCTCCCCGTCGGCACGCTCAACTCCCTCTCCGACCAGCAGAAGACGTCGCTGGTGCAGTTCCACGTCGTGTCCATGGTGATGCCGGCCTCGCAGCTCGAGACCGTCAGCAACCCGCTGCGGACGCAGGCCGGGGACACCGGCCCCGGCAAGTACCCGCTCAACATCACGGCGGACGGCACCAACGTCAACGTCTCCACCGGGGTCGTCAACGCCACACTCGACGGCACGCCGCTCTACGCCGGGGACAGGCTCGTCGTGTACCAGGTCAACAAGGTGCTGCTGCCCTGGGCGCTCTACGGGCCGGCGCtgccccccgcgccggcgccagcgccggcggagagcaagaagaagaagaaggccgcGCCGGACGCGGCGGCGGATGCGCCGGCGGCGGACACCGCGGCGGGGACGACGGCGTCGGAGGCCGCGCGGGGTGTCCCGGGCGTCGGAGCTGGATCCTGGGTGGCGGTCGCCGTGGCAGCGGCTATGTGGTGGGCCATGTGA
- the LOC112884311 gene encoding probable E3 ubiquitin-protein ligase HIP1, with the protein MAGHHNNNTHMSRMDHMNRFQNEPPPFGPKLFMHPRSDAVNGPLSPGYGGAAIRSNDLPSSSHIGQPHTQPIEAPGTMLAPYAGYPHAGSSSSIYAPHNTQHLPALSYPHRSEDSFAPSSHIDDRRVAQKRRNPIIHPMDGSSVGSCYASSSSNPQFPRYMPPNPVPVPEPCPPRIPSNMGSSYWSDHRFGNHGGSQRNVRGRHDHNSIHLGHSPGVACSSSSTHGPPHHGNAIGPSLSTAVPQDRAPFSVPPRLVPPGADGNSSITFRERPYYPAPQRTNINVPPVPTLSGSSDSMAFVHGGYVPRVIPHNTIRSYPAPAFGTSSNSAAVSHEPGIPSYPPAVPSYPPATSAATSSAPPFHAETAASSRHLEHVALGPGGSARSRRLRDAYHAFHPLIIEENNLRGSAAERFMMLDQLVIHESREDSDPHWDMRLDIDDMSYEELLALEERIGSVSTGLADEKISSCVMEVTCCSSARAQDGIGKENTRCVICLEEYKFKDSMGKLKCGHDYHADCIKKWLQVKNVCPICKASVADDSGGIE; encoded by the exons ATGGCGGGACATCATAATAACAACACACATATGTCCAGGATGGATCATATGAACCGGTTCCAGAATGAACCACCACCTTTTG GTCCAAAGTTATTTATGCATCCTAGAAGTGATGCAGTAAATGGACCTCTATCACCAGGTTATGGGGGAGCAGCAATAAGATCAAATGACCTTCCATCCTCAAGTCACATTGGCCAACCTCATACCCAGCCTATTGAAGCCCCTGGAACCATGCTTGCACCCTATGCTGGCTATCCCCATGCTGGAAGCTCCAGTAGCATCTATGCACCACATAATACTCAACATCTGCCTGCTTTGAGTTATCCACATAGATCTGAGGATAGCTTCGCTCCAAGTTCCCATATTGATGACAGAAGGGTTGCACAGAAGCGGAGAAACCCAATTATTCATCCAATGGATGGATCCAGTGTTGGGAGCTGTTATGCTTCTAGTTCGTCTAATCCTCAATTCCCTCGGTACATGCCTCCAAATCCTGTTCCTGTTCCTGAACCCTGCCCTCCTCGAATACCCTCAAATATGGGTTCAAGCTATTGGAGTGATCATCGCTTTGGTAATCATGGAGGATCTCAGAGGAACGTAAGAGGGCGACATGATCACAATTCTATCCATTTGGGACACAGTCCAGGTGTAGCTTGCTCATCAAGCAGCACTCATGGGCCACCACACCATGGTAATGCAATTGGTCCTTCTCTGAGTACAGCAGTGCCACAAGATAGAGCTCCTTTTTCTGTACCTCCAAGACTTGTTCCCCCAG GGGCTGATGGAAACTCTAGCATCACATTTAGAGAGAGACCATACTATCCTGCTCCACAGAGGACCAACATAAATGTTCCGCCTGTCCCAACACTTTCTGGTTCATCTGATAGCATGGCCTTTGTGCATGGTGGATATGTCCCCCGAGTAATTCCTCATAACACCATCCGCTCTTATCCCGCCCCAGCATTTGGGACTTCCTCCAACTCTGCTGCGGTCTCCCATGAGCCTGGTATCCCTAGCTATCCACCTGCTGTCCCTAGCTACCCGCCTGCTACCTCAGCAGCAACATCAAGTGCACCGCCATTTCATGCTGAAACTGCTGCATCTTCAAGACATCTGGAGCACGTGGCTCTAGGCCCTGGTGGTAGTGCTAGGAGTAGAAGGCTGAGGGATGCCTACCATGCTTTCCATCCGTTGATCATTGAGGAAAATAATTTGAGAGGATCAGCAGCTGAG CGGTTTATGATGCTGGACCAGTTAGTTATCCATGAATCAAGAGAAGATTCTGATCCTCACTGGGACATGAGATTGGACATTGATGACATGAGTTACGAG GAACTGCTCGCTCTGGAAGAGCGTATAGGCAGCGTCAGCACTGGTTTGGCTGATGAAAAAATTTCAAGCTGTGTGATGGAGGTAACATGCTGCAGCTCTGCTCGTGCCCAGGATGGCATTGGCAAGGAGAACACAAGATGCGTGATTTGCCTG GAGGAATACAAATTCAAGGACTCCATGGGGAAGCTGAAATGCGGTCATGACTATCACGCTGACTGCATCAAGAAATGGCTGCAGGTGAAGAACGTCTGCCCAATCTGCAAAGCTTCTGTGGCAGACGACAGTGGAGGGATTGAATGA
- the LOC112885125 gene encoding tankyrase-1-like, whose translation MASPAATSDDLSTLGKSSLRPQLDLQPPQVLPENSGSSVDRAVADLLAAAFGGDIPRARKSAKKLAKAGKGVDEAVAAVSDPESKRHGPLHLGAAAGKVDMCKLLIEDFQANVDATDVEGATPLVFAVQGTGSTAVVSLLLSHGADANKADNGGISPLHIAAERGFYEVAELLLSKGADVDPICENGGAPVHIAAKMGHAKVLKLLLQNKADAGVDVNDGSPVTPLTLAADKGLTEFINCLLEAGADANIPNENGTMPIEIAALKGWEECVKLLFPVTTPLLEYADWSTDGIIQHGKTVRLRQAYKIKAEGDAAFRKKDYLLASSRYTLALEMDPDDSTMYAKRSLCFQRMDDKESAMADAKAYRDMRQDLQEPYSEEEGAALKLVEEYCRGIEALMSGLNLGPESGPADKGSSTKAAAVAAAGPPVRRSTRQRKPNTRFSGPEWAT comes from the exons ATGGCCTcacccgccgccacctccgACGACCTCTCCACCTTGGGGAAGTCCTCCCTACGCCCGCAGCTGGACCTCCAGCCGCCGCAAGTACTACCAGAGAACTCCGGCAGCAGCGTCGATCGGGCGGTGGCGGATCTCCTCGCCGCGGCGTTCGGCGGCGACATCCCCCGCGCGAGGA AGTCGGCGAAGAAGCTGGCCAAGGCCGGGAAGGGCGTGgacgaggcggtggcggccgtcAGCGACCCGGAGAGCAAGCGCCACGGGCCGCTCCACctgggcgccgcggcggggaaGGTGGATATGTGCAAGCTGCTGATCGAGGATTTCCAAGCCAACGTCGACGCCACCGACGTCGAAG GTGCGACGCCCCTAGTTTTTGCAGTACAAGGTACAGGATCTACAGCTGTTGTGAGCCTTCTTCTCAGTCATGGAGCTGATGCAAACAAAGCAGACAATGGTGGAATTTCTCCGCTCCATATTGCAGCAGAACGAG GATTCTATGAAGTAGCAGAGTTGCTACTGTCCAAAGGAGCTGATGTTGATCCCATCTGTGAGAATGGTGGAGCGCCAGTACACATTGCTGCCAAAATGGGGCATGCAAAAGTGTTGAAGTTATTGTTGCAGAATAAAGCAGAT GCTGGTGTTGATGTCAATGATGGTAGTCCTGTAACTCCACTAACATTAGCTGCTGATAAAGGCTTAACGGAGTTCATCAATTGTCTGCTGGAAGCTGGTGCTGATGCAAATATTCCTAATGAA AATGGTACAATGCCCATAGAAATTGCGGCACTGAAAGGATGGGAGGAATGCGTTAAGCTCCTTTTCCCTGTCACAACCCCTTTGCTTGAATATGCAGACTGGAGCACTGATGGAATAATTCAGCATGGGAAAACT GTACGCCTGCGCCAAGCATATAAGATTAAAGCAGAAGGGGATGCTGCATTTCGGAAGAAGGATTATCTCCTCGCATCGTCTCGCTATACTCTA GCACTGGAAATGGACCCCGATGATTCCACCATGTACGCAAAGAGGAGCCTCTGCTTCCAGCGCATGGACGACAAAGAGAGTGCCATGGCTGACGCTAAGGCCTACAGAGACATGCGACAGGACCTGCAGGAACCTTACTCCGAGGAGGAAGGAGCTGCTCTGAAGCTGGTTGAG GAGTACTGCAGGGGAATCGAAGCGCTCATGTCTGGCCTCAACTTGGGCCCTGAAAGCGGCCCGGCTGACAAGGGTTCTAGCACTAAAGCAGCAGCAGTAGCCGCAGCTGGGCCACCGGTACGTAGGTCTACCCGACAGAGGAAGCCCAACACGCGCTTCAGTGGGCCTGAATGGGCTACCTGA
- the LOC112884886 gene encoding E3 ubiquitin-protein ligase ATL41-like → MSLPSLARYDVNVLLAAVAALSAAVAFVAALHLYARCLLQRRAALAEGNPRVLVLRRPPPDGYELEVVSEGACGQGAAGLDAKALRALPVFMWEPSKVGEEGGVAAAAEHDGQCAVCLGELEDGELGRLLPACRHVFHVECIDTWLGVSSTCPVCRTAAAAPAADVAPGPGEVDPS, encoded by the coding sequence ATGTCGTTGCCGTCGCTTGCTCGCTACGACGTCAACGTCCTGCTGGCCGCGGTGGCCGCTCTCTCGGCGGCGGTCGCCTTCGTCGCCGCGCTCCACCTCTACGCGCGGTGCCTCCTGCAGCGGCGCGCCGCCCTCGCGGAGGGCAACCCCCGCGTGCTCGTGCTGCGGCGCCCCCCGCCGGACGGCTACGAGCTGGAGGTCGTCAGCGAAGGTGCGTGCGGCCAGGGCGCCGCCGGGCTGGACGCCAAGGCGCTGCGCGCGCTGCCGGTGTTCATGTGGGAACCGTCCAAGGTGGGGGAGGAGGGCGGCGTCGCCGCGGCAGCGGAGCACGACGGGCAGTGCGCGGTGTGCCTCGGGGAGTTGGAGGACGGGGAGCTGGGGAGGCTGCTCCCGGCATGCCGCCACGTGTTCCACGTGGAGTGCATCGACACGTGGCTTGGGGTGAGCTCGACGTGCCCGGTatgccggacggcggcggcggctccggcCGCAGACGTGGCACCCGGACCCGGTGAGGTAGATCCCAGCTGA
- the LOC112884885 gene encoding 6-phosphofructo-2-kinase/fructose-2,6-bisphosphatase-like — MGTSGSKSIDGIGAEAAGVGAAGGGGEAGEGAAAPEAWHGGAQLYVSLKMENARISGDLVPHVCGSEPIIGSWDPARALAMERELASMWQLSFVVPPDHETLDFKFLLKPKDAATPCIIEEGPTRLLTGGMLEGDVRVALFKHNGDDEVLEFRVFNKADIVSPLELAASWRVYKENFQPSRVRGIPDISINVAPTHGTEEGSGATLELDLEHYVVPTPTAPPNEYPANLAATPASLIQTGALQTNDMLLNDGIQSPSSVSADFDGHSNHKKNTETWATDSSKKIQTSGLVESKSVGTFTPLQKPDGQKGMFIDRGVGSPKLPKSTSACSLASGLGFGSAKTMPEAAGAVAAAAVADRLHGSKEDRKLAIVLVGLPARGKTFTAVKLTRYLRWLGHETRHFNVGKYRRLKHGANLSADFFRDDNPEGIEARNEVAALAMEDMIDWMHGGGQVGIFDATNSTRKRRCMLMKMAEGNCKIIFLETICNDPSIIERNIRLKIQQSPDYADQPDYEAGLQDFMERLMNYEKVYEPVGEGSYIKMIDMVKGQGGQLQVNNISGYLPGRIVFFLVNSHLTPRPILLTRHGESLHNVRGRVGGDTVLSEAGELYAKKLANFIEKRLKSEKTATIWTSTLQRTILTASPILGFPKIQWRALDEINSGVCDGMTYEEIKKTMPEEFESRRKDKLRYRYPRGESYLDVIQRLEPVIIELERQRAPVVVISHQAVLRALYAYFADRPLREVPDIEMPLHTIIEIQMGVTGVEEKRYKLMD, encoded by the exons ATGGGGACGTCGGGGTCCAAGAGCATCGACGGCATCGGCGCCGAGGCGGCGGGGGttggggcggcgggcggcggcggggaggcgggcgagggcgccgccgccccggagGCGTGGCACGGCGGGGCGCAGCTCTACGTGTCGCTCAAGATGGAGAACGCGCGGATCAGCGGCGACCTCGTTCCGCACGTCTGCGGCTCCGAGCCCATCATCGGCTCCTGGGACCCCGCCCGCGCC CTCGCGATGGAGAGGGAGCTCGCGTCCATGTGGCAGCTCAGCTTCGTCGTGCCGCCGGATCATG AAACGTTGGACTTCAAATTCTTGCTGAAGCCCAAAGACGCAGCAACCCCGTGCATCATTGAGGAAGGGCCGACACGCCTCCTCACTGGAGGCATGCTCGAGGGTGATGTGAGGGTAGCACTTTTCAAGCACAATGGGGATGACGAGGTGCTCGAGTTCAGGGTGTTCAACAAGGCGGACATCGTGTCGCCGCTCGAACTCGCAGCTAGCTGGAGGGTGTACAAGGAGAACTTTCAGCCTTCCAGAGTCCGGGGAATCCCTGACATCAGTATCAATGTTGCACCCACTCATGGAACTGAG GAAGGATCAGGGGCTACTTTGGAACTTGACCTGGAGCATTATGTTGTTCCAACCCCAACTGCACCACCAAATGAATATCCTGCAAACCTTGCTGCAACTCCAGCTTCCTTGATTCAAACTGGAGCATTGCAGACAAATGATATGCTTCTTAATGATGGGATTCAGAGTCCAAGTAGTGTTTCTGCGGATTTTGATGGTCATAGTAACCACAAAAAG AATACTGAGACCTGGGCAACAGATTCTTCTAAGAAAATACAAACTTCTGGCCTCGTTGAGTCAAAATCAGTTGGCACCTTTACACCACTGCAAAAACCAGATGGTCAAAAGGGCATGTTCATTGACAGGGGTGTTGGCTCTCCTAAGCTTCCAAAATCAACCAGTGCATGCTCCTTGGCATCTGGGCTTGGTTTTGGATCAGCAAAG ACCATGCCAGAAGCAGCAGGAGCTGTTGCAGCTGCAGCTGTAGCGGATCGCTTGCATGGGTCAAAGGAGGACCGGAAGCTTGCCATTGTTTTG GTTGGCCTGCCAGCTCGTGGTAAAACCTTCACTGCGGTTAAGCTTACAAGATACCTTCGTTGGTTAGGTCATGAAACTAGACATTTCAATGTTGGGAAG TATCGCCGTCTGAAGCATGGAGCAAATCTG TCTGCAGATTTTTTCCGTGATGATAATCCTGAAGGTATTGAGGCACGTAATGAG GTGGCTGCTTTAGCAATGGAGGACATGATAGACTGGATGCATGGTGGAGGTCAG GTTGGTATATTTGATGCAACCAACAGCACAAGAAAACGAAGATGTATGCTAATGAAAATGGCTGAAGGTAATTGTAAG ATTATATTTTTGGAGACAATATGTAATGATCCCAGCATAATCGAAAGAAATATACGGCTGAAGATACAACAAAGTCCTGACTATGCTGACCA GCCAGATTATGAAGCTGGACTGCAGGACTTCATGGAACGTTTGATGAATTATGAGAAG GTCTATGAGCCAGTGGGGGAAGGTTCTTACATCAAAATGATTGACATGGTAAAGGGGCAGGGTGGTCAGTTACAG GTAAATAATATCAGTGGTTATCTTCCTGGGCGGATTGTCTTTTTCTTG GTGAACTCTCATCTTACACCACGGCCTATTTTGCTTACCAGGCATGGTGAGAGTTTACATAACGTTAGAGGAAGAGTTGGTGGTGATACAGTCCTAAG TGAAGCAGGAGAGCTTTATGCAAAGAAATTAGCAAACTTTATAGAAAAGCGTCTCAAATCTGAGAAAACGGCAACT ATATGGACCAGCACCCTTCAGAGAACAATTTTGACAGCAAGTCCAATACTTGGATTCCCAAAG ATACAATGGCGTGCTCTTGACGAGATCAATTCTGGAGTTTGTGATGGGATGACATATGAAGAGATAAAGAAAACTATGCCCGAGGAGTTTGA ATCACGCAGGAAGGACAAGCTCAGATATCGCTACCCCCGTGGAGAGTCTTACCTCGACGTAATACAGAG GTTGGAACCTGTCATCATAGAGCTAGAACGCCAGCGGGCACCAGTGGTCGTCATATCCCACCAG GCTGTCTTGCGAGCACTGTACGCATATTTCGCCGACAGGCCTCTGAGAGAAGTTCCAGACATAGAG ATGCCACTACATACCATAATTGAGATACAAATGGGAGTCACCGGTGTTGAAGAGAAGAGGTACAAGCTCATGGACTGA